The Brettanomyces bruxellensis chromosome 8, complete sequence genome segment AGCTTACACAATCACGACGGATGCAAAGGAAAACACAACAACTGGAATTTCGGCCCACGATAGAGCACTCACTGCGCTTAAAATTGCGGATCCTAATGCTAAACCATCTGAATTCCTACGTCCTGGACATTGCCTTCCTCTTAGAGCACGCAATGGATTACTTAGAGCCAGACAAGGTCATACTGAGGCTAGTGTGCAACTCTGCCAATTGACTGGTCTTGAGCCTGCTGCCACAATTTGTGAGCTTGTAAGAGATGAAGACGgtttgatgatgaggcTTCCTGATACTTATGCTTTCTGTAAGAAGTATAATGTTAACCTGATCACCATAGGACAGATTCTTAAGTATATGGATGATCATAATCTATGATTGCCTTGTCGCTGGATTGCAACTCAAACTGAGAGTATCGTCATTTCTGGAACAAACTTGTTGAATAGGAGGAGTGTTTGCTTTTCGCCTTAAATGGACCATTTGCCTGTATAGAAATTTAGTTTAATGTTATCTAGAATAGTTTGCAGATATGACTAGTTATTCGAATGTTTTGTGTAAGGTTACATTGCTTGTTATTCTTGACtgttaaatttttcaaatctcTATTTCCGCAGTTAATTTGATCAACACATTGCATTTGACATTGAATTTAAAGCATCATACTTACCTTCAAATTATACAATGCTAGGATGCATGCGGGACAAAAAAGTTAAGCTCAAACCGGCAACGCAGTAGgaataaataagaaaaataataacatcggagatacaaaaaaaagaatagataataaaatagaacTGTTTGTTCCGGTTTAATAACTCGCAATATACTAGTGTTATAAAGCAAAGGACATAAACACTACTATTTTGAAGTTTCTGCAACAAAGCATAGAATTATGAATAGACTTTTTGGAACAAGGAGCAATGCTCCTAAGGCATCACTTAATGACGCGATGAAGAATATCGATGAAAGAGTGTCTAGCTTGGACGTTAAGATATCTAAGCTTAACACAGAACTTACAACATATCAGCGGAAATTGTCACAAATGAGAGATGGTCCCGGAAAGAATTCTATAAAGAATAGAGCACTCAAAGTTCTTAGACAGCGAAAGCAACTTGAGGCACAAAAAGACCAGCTTATGTCACAATCATGGAATATTTCCCAGGCGCAAATGACGACAGACAATTTAAAGAACACCATGATAACAGTAGATGCAATGAAACGTACAAACAAAGAGCTTAGGCGGACGTATGGAAAAATAGATGTGGATAAATTGGAGGATATGCAAGATGAAATGCTTGATTTAATAGACCAGTCAAATGAGATTCAGGATGCTTTAGGCAGGTCTTACGATGTTCCAGACGATATTTCCGAAGGCGAATTGGATGCCGAATTGGATGCTCTAGGGGAAGATGCTGAGGCAAATGAAGAAGCCGCAGGTGAGTCACTCCCAAGCTATTTAACTGATTCTGCTCTTGCAAATGAGTCTGAGGAGCCTCCAAAGTTTGTTGATGAGCCAGAAACTGATgagcaggaaaagaaagaaatggtTGCACAGTAAGAAATTGTTACatgagaagaaatattACTTAACTTTAATCTATATTCAGgaataatagaaaaaataaagggaAATTGGTCGTTAATGTACGTGACGTATTCATGATCGAcagcactttttttttacttgaTTCTTCTTATTGCCATCATATAATTACCCATATTTTGGACACCAGTGAAGAACCAACCAACTGCAGGGAAATATGCGCATCCCTTAACATCAACAACTTTGAATTTGTCCTTCAACTGATCCATGAATCCCTTGATTTCACTTTgctttatatattttgagtATGTGTGCGTGCCAACGGGAACAATGTTTAGTATGTGCTCACCCATAAAGATGGTAGTAAACCAAGATATAAGGTCTCGATTTATCGTTGAGAGAAATAGATATCCGCCTGGTGCAACATGTGATAGTGCTTGCTTTAAAACTGTTGCAGGATAGTCCACATGCTCGAGTAACTCCATCATCGTCACTACATCAAACATTTCGGTCTTTGGAATATGTTCAAGGGACATCATTTTATACTCAAGCTTGTTCTCAAGTGACGGATCCAGCTTCATGTGCTTTTTTGCTACCTTAATAACATTTTTCGTCATGTCAATTCCTTTAACAGAAGAAACCATGGGTAATCTAGCCAAGCATTCACTTAATATTCCTCCTCCACAGCCAACATCCAAACATTTCAATTGTAGCTTTTGACTATTCAACCGCACGGAATCGTCAATTTCCTTCTGTATAGCTGATGATACGTCATCCGGAAGTAGATTGTTGAAACTCCATCCTGGAATAAAAACCATCTTTTCAGGGTCTGTAATGTCTTTGTTCAATGGAATACTCGTTTTAATCGTTTTGTTAATGAAATCCATTCGGAGAAGATTCATTTTATGAAGAATTCGTTGGGATCCGGTTTCATCCCACCAAGAAGAGGCTAAATCTGAAAAATGGGATGCTTCTGATGGGTTAATGGCAGTTGGGTCTTTTGGCTTAGCAGCAAGCACTTTCGATGATAAATGTAATGCCCGTTTCGAAATTACCTGAAGTTTTGTACTCAGCATGTTGAGAGCTCTCAATTAGGTTGTAAATGTTTGTAATTGTTTTTGtgtgatgatgatttctGTTAGTACGGTAATACGAGCTAAATACAgcaaatatttattgtagaTAATCAGGATAAGTAAGGTTAGTATCGAGGAACGAAAggaaactaaaaaaaaaaaaaaaaaagcatgaacTAAAGTTTATCGATAAAAGCACGTTGGTGTTTGATAACTTTACGAACGAagtatttatttcttgCCAGCACTATATTCATTAAAGAGGTTTCACAATAACTATATATAGTGTAATTTTCAGCCTTGATATGCATCTTTTTGGGGTTATCGTGTTTATAAGTTAGTCAGCACATTCTATTTCACATAATGACTTCAGATTCCGATGTGGTTGACTCAAGCGAAGATGAGGAACAGTTTGAGAGTATTATCGCTCATAGGGAGAGACGTTCAAATGCAGGTACACGAATGAGAAGGCTGATAGATATGGAAAAGGCCGGAGAGGCA includes the following:
- the RIB3 gene encoding 3,4-dihydroxy 2-butanone 4-phosphate synthase (BUSCO:EOG09263Z8I) — its product is MSTSEKYEFTPIEKALEDFKKGEFVVVMDNEDRENEGDLIAAAQFMTQEKMAFLVRHSSGYVCLPISEEKADKLDLPLMTTHSTDRHGTAYTITTDAKENTTTGISAHDRALTALKIADPNAKPSEFLRPGHCLPLRARNGLLRARQGHTEASVQLCQLTGLEPAATICELVRDEDGLMMRLPDTYAFCKKYNVNLITIGQILKYMDDHNL
- a CDS encoding uncharacterized protein (BUSCO:EOG09264OXC), which gives rise to MNRLFGTRSNAPKASLNDAMKNIDERVSSLDVKISKLNTELTTYQRKLSQMRDGPGKNSIKNRALKVLRQRKQLEAQKDQLMSQSWNISQAQMTTDNLKNTMITVDAMKRTNKELRRTYGKIDVDKLEDMQDEMLDLIDQSNEIQDALGRSYDVPDDISEGELDAELDALGEDAEANEEAAGESLPSYLTDSALANESEEPPKFVDEPETDEQEKKEMVAQ
- a CDS encoding uncharacterized protein (BUSCO:EOG09263SZM) translates to MLSTKLQVISKRALHLSSKVLAAKPKDPTAINPSEASHFSDLASSWWDETGSQRILHKMNLLRMDFINKTIKTSIPLNKDITDPEKMVFIPGWSFNNLLPDDVSSAIQKEIDDSVRLNSQKLQLKCLDVGCGGGILSECLARLPMVSSVKGIDMTKNVIKVAKKHMKLDPSLENKLEYKMMSLEHIPKTEMFDVVTMMELLEHVDYPATVLKQALSHVAPGGYLFLSTINRDLISWFTTIFMGEHILNIVPVGTHTYSKYIKQSEIKGFMDQLKDKFKVVDVKGCAYFPAVGWFFTGVQNMGNYMMAIRRIK